Proteins found in one Lates calcarifer isolate ASB-BC8 linkage group LG8, TLL_Latcal_v3, whole genome shotgun sequence genomic segment:
- the clk4a gene encoding dual specificity protein kinase CLK4 isoform X2 encodes MSEVEVLEQLKSLDSERRYACVHMLDWFDYHGHICIAFELLGLSTYDFLKENNFQPFPIEHIRHMAYQIIRAVRFLHKNKLTHTDLKPENILFIDSDYDMEYNPEKKRDERTLKNPDVKIVDFGNATYEHEHHTSVVSTRHYRAPEVILDLGWDHSCDVWSVGCILIEYYLGSTLFQTHDSKEHLAMMERVLGPIPTDLLQKTKKRRYVHRCKLDWDVHSSSGRYVRKHFKPLKHYMMSKGEDHQKLFDLIEKMMEYDPAKRLSLEQALRHPFFSCYYSSSSKSSRRSSKSSSRRSSSSSSGGSSNKD; translated from the exons ATGTCAGAGGTAGAGGTGCTTGAACAGTTGAAGTCCCTTGACTCTGAGAGGAGATA tgcatgtgtgcacatgctgGACTGGTTTGACTACCATGGTCACATTTGCATTGCCTTTGAGCTGCTTGGCCTCAGCACCTATGATTTCCTCAAGGAGAACAACTTCCAGCCTTTCCCCATTGAACATATCAGACACATGGCATACCAGATCATCCGAGCTGTTCGAT TTCTGCACAAGAACAAGCTGACTCACACAGATCTGAAGCCTGAGAATATTCTTTTCATTGATTCAGACTATGACATGGAGTACAATCCTGAAAAA AAACGAGATGAACGAACATTGAAAAACCCAGATGTGAAAATTGTGGACTTTGGTAACGCCACATATGAACATGAGCACCACACCTCTGTGGTGTCAACACGCCACTACCGTGCTCCTGAGGTCATTTTAG ATCTGGGCTGGGACCATTCCTGTGATGTCTGGAGTGTCGGCTGTATACTCATTGAGTACTACCTTGGATCAACTCTCTTCCAG ACCCACGATAGTAAGGAGCACCTTGCTATGATGGAGAGAGTCCTGGGCCCCATTCCCACAGACCTCCTGCAGAAAACCAA GAAACGGCGGTATGTTCACCGGTGCAAGCTGGACTGGGATGTGCACAGTTCTTCTGGACGATACGTGAGGAAACACTTTAAACCCCTCAAG CATTACATGATGTCTAAGGGTGAAGATCACCAGAAGCTGTTTGACCTGATAGAGAAGATGATGGAGTATGACCCAGCTAAGCGCCTCAGTCTTGAACAGGCTCTCCGACACCCCTTCTTCTCCTGCTACtacagtagcagcagcaaaagcagcagaaggagcagtaaaagcagcagcagaaggagcagcagcagcagcagtggcggCAGCAGCAACAAAGACTGA
- the tmem126a gene encoding transmembrane protein 126A — protein MSENTEKESVSGNGLTIPREVMTEMLAKNFDRLPDIDKKFFKYGNLYLGGNAAFAGLISNSLYRRTLNISKGFIASSLPTAALPFLVTAGLYNVLVSDSLVSSGLNCPTCAMTRGALVGVVGGGGYPILLALAVNIFLAARLNTAPMPERGNVLRHWVDVSRPILRQMRPVLLLQAIFGTYLGSRDFETYTKLARVTFSSGGEELETKD, from the coding sequence ATGTCGGAAAATACCGAGAAGGAAAGCGTCTCCGGAAATGGGCTCACCATTCCCAGAGAAGTGATGACTGAAATGCTGGCGAAGAATTTCGACAGACTGCCTGACATTGATAAAAAATTCTTTAAATACGGAAACTTGTATCTGGGGGGAAACGCGGCTTTCGCAGGATTGATATCCAACAGCTTATACCGCAGAACCCTGAACATCTCAAAGGGGTTCATCGCCTCCAGCCTGCCGACGGCCGCGCTGCCCTTCCTGGTAACAGCTGGCCTGTACAACGTGCTGGTGTCCGATTCTCTAGTGTCCAGTGGCCTCAACTGTCCCACCTGTGCCATGACACGAGGTGCGCTTGTCGGTGTGGTCGGCGGCGGTGGGTACCCCATCCTCCTGGCCTTAGCCGTGAATATCTTCCTTGCGGCCAGGCTCAACACAGCGCCAATGCCAGAGAGGGGCAACGTGCTCCGGCACTGGGTGGACGTATCCAGACCGATCCTGAGACAAATGAGGCCGGTACTGTTACTCCAAGCCATCTTCGGCACCTACCTGGGCTCCAGGGACTTCGAGACGTACACCAAACTGGCCCGTGTAACATTTAGCTCAGGTGGAGAGGAGCTAGAGACTAAAGACTAA
- the clk4a gene encoding dual specificity protein kinase CLK4 isoform X1: MRHSKRMRSPGVWLDEYSWEERMECRKRKKRDSHSSERENKSRRTHRHHKIHDGHYLETRSLNQRLDSREGYTRNHSFDMACEEDSREATCKDRDLDWHHYSKSSGRSGRSGRSRRSSHRHKDRRRRRSHSRHRSSSRRSHHRRSRKRSRSVEDDDEGHLIYHSGDMLRARYEIVCTLGEGAFGKVVECIDHSNDGARVALKIIKNIDRYREAAMSEVEVLEQLKSLDSERRYACVHMLDWFDYHGHICIAFELLGLSTYDFLKENNFQPFPIEHIRHMAYQIIRAVRFLHKNKLTHTDLKPENILFIDSDYDMEYNPEKKRDERTLKNPDVKIVDFGNATYEHEHHTSVVSTRHYRAPEVILDLGWDHSCDVWSVGCILIEYYLGSTLFQTHDSKEHLAMMERVLGPIPTDLLQKTKKRRYVHRCKLDWDVHSSSGRYVRKHFKPLKHYMMSKGEDHQKLFDLIEKMMEYDPAKRLSLEQALRHPFFSCYYSSSSKSSRRSSKSSSRRSSSSSSGGSSNKD; the protein is encoded by the exons ATGCGCCACTCTAAGCGAATGCGTTCCCCAGGTGTCTGGCTTGATGAGTACAGCTGGGAAGAGAGAATGGAGTGTCGTAAGCGAAAGAAACGAGATTCACACagcagtgaaagagaaaataagtcCAGAAGAACTCACCGTCACCACAAGATCCATGATGG GCACTACCTGGAGACCCGCAGTTTGAACCAGAGGCTGGACTCAAGGGAAGGGTACACCCGCAACCACAGTTTTGACATGGCCTGTGAGGAGGACAGTCGCGAAGCCACCTGCAAGGACAGAGACCTTGACTGGCATCACTACAGCAAGTCATCGGGGCGTAGTGGTCGGAGTGGTCGCAGCAGGCGAAGCAGCCACAGGCACAAAGATAGACGGCGCAGACGTAGCCACTCTCGCCACAGGTCATCCTCG AGGAGGAGCCATCACCGCAGGAGCAGGAAAAGATCCAGGAGTGTTGAGGATGATGACGAGGGTCACCTCATCTATCACAGTGGAGACATGCTGAGAGCGAGAT atGAGATTGTGTGTACTCTAGGAGAGGGTGCCTTTGGGAAGGTCGTTGAATGCATTGATCACTCTAA TGATGGAGCTCGAGTGGCTCTGAAGATCATTAAAAACATAGACCGCTACCGTGAGGCAGCTATGTCAGAGGTAGAGGTGCTTGAACAGTTGAAGTCCCTTGACTCTGAGAGGAGATA tgcatgtgtgcacatgctgGACTGGTTTGACTACCATGGTCACATTTGCATTGCCTTTGAGCTGCTTGGCCTCAGCACCTATGATTTCCTCAAGGAGAACAACTTCCAGCCTTTCCCCATTGAACATATCAGACACATGGCATACCAGATCATCCGAGCTGTTCGAT TTCTGCACAAGAACAAGCTGACTCACACAGATCTGAAGCCTGAGAATATTCTTTTCATTGATTCAGACTATGACATGGAGTACAATCCTGAAAAA AAACGAGATGAACGAACATTGAAAAACCCAGATGTGAAAATTGTGGACTTTGGTAACGCCACATATGAACATGAGCACCACACCTCTGTGGTGTCAACACGCCACTACCGTGCTCCTGAGGTCATTTTAG ATCTGGGCTGGGACCATTCCTGTGATGTCTGGAGTGTCGGCTGTATACTCATTGAGTACTACCTTGGATCAACTCTCTTCCAG ACCCACGATAGTAAGGAGCACCTTGCTATGATGGAGAGAGTCCTGGGCCCCATTCCCACAGACCTCCTGCAGAAAACCAA GAAACGGCGGTATGTTCACCGGTGCAAGCTGGACTGGGATGTGCACAGTTCTTCTGGACGATACGTGAGGAAACACTTTAAACCCCTCAAG CATTACATGATGTCTAAGGGTGAAGATCACCAGAAGCTGTTTGACCTGATAGAGAAGATGATGGAGTATGACCCAGCTAAGCGCCTCAGTCTTGAACAGGCTCTCCGACACCCCTTCTTCTCCTGCTACtacagtagcagcagcaaaagcagcagaaggagcagtaaaagcagcagcagaaggagcagcagcagcagcagtggcggCAGCAGCAACAAAGACTGA